In Nymphaea colorata isolate Beijing-Zhang1983 chromosome 13, ASM883128v2, whole genome shotgun sequence, one DNA window encodes the following:
- the LOC116266746 gene encoding sugar transport protein 8-like isoform X2: MPATVIDKQGSDAEFEVKFTFYLFLCCIMAACGGLMLGYDIGISGGVTSMDDFLIKFFPRIYVRKHEAKEDNYCKYDNQYLQLFTSSLYMAALVFTFFASYPCKKYGRRPTMRAASLFFLVGVILNAAAMNLSMLIIGRILLGIGVGFAGNALLLNK; the protein is encoded by the exons ATGCCGGCAACAGTGATAGACAAGCAGGGCTCCGACGCGGAGTTTGAGGTGAAGTTCACGTTCTACTTGTTCCTATGCTGCATCATGGCAGCCTGCGGAGGACTCATGCTTGGTTATGATATTGGCATCTCTG GTGGAGTGACGTCCATGGACGATTTCTTGATTAAGTTCTTCCCCAGGATCTACGTGAGGAAGCACGAAGCGAAGGAGGACAACTACTGCAAATACGACAACCAGTATCTCCAGCTCTTCACCTCGTCTCTGTACATGGCTGCTCTCGTGTTCACTTTCTTCGCGTCGTATCCCTGCAAGAAGTATGGGAGGAGACCCACCATGAGAGCtgcttccctcttcttcttggTCGGCGTCATACTCAATGCGGCGGCCATGAATCTCTCCATGTTGATCATCGGGAGGATCCTTCTCGGCATTGGAGTCGGCTTCGCGGGCAAT